The Deinococcus carri genome contains a region encoding:
- a CDS encoding Lrp/AsnC family transcriptional regulator produces MSQPELDATDRRILSILQRDARIANTELADEIGLTPAPTLRRVRRLEEEGIINRYVALLDPKRVGRDLMVLVRVTLDKQTKQGFETFAEQMRGRPEVLECYLCLGDTDYLLKVCVPDLDAYQNFLVDVLAAIPGVRNTASTIVVKQEKYTTSLALE; encoded by the coding sequence ATGTCACAACCCGAACTGGACGCCACCGACCGCCGTATCCTGAGTATCCTCCAGCGGGATGCCCGCATCGCCAACACCGAGCTGGCCGACGAGATCGGCCTCACGCCCGCCCCCACCCTGCGCCGGGTGCGGCGGCTGGAGGAAGAAGGCATCATCAACCGCTACGTGGCGCTGCTGGACCCCAAACGGGTGGGCCGCGACCTGATGGTGCTGGTGCGCGTGACGCTGGACAAGCAGACCAAGCAGGGCTTCGAGACCTTTGCCGAGCAGATGCGGGGCCGCCCCGAGGTGCTGGAGTGCTACCTCTGCCTGGGTGACACCGATTACCTGCTGAAAGTCTGCGTGCCCGACCTGGACGCCTACCAGAACTTCCTGGTGGACGTGCTGGCGGCCATTCCCGGCGTGCGCAACACCGCCAGCACGATTGTGGTCAAGCAGGAGAAATACACGACGAGCCTGGCGCTGGAGTGA
- a CDS encoding peptidylprolyl isomerase gives MRSLAVSALLLASAALAQTPAPSPVPSAPASPAPAASPAPTFAPVPFLGTAPVRSFKAPAWVIDPAKTYRAVFRTGKGDVTVELYPQQAPKAVNSFVFLALNHFYDGTRFHRVIDGFMAQGGDPLSADPAQKANWGTGGPGYGFFLELDPALNFGSAGVLAMARSQSPYSQGSQFFLTLAPADFLSGNYTVFGRVVAGQDVLQKLTRTATSSPSGETPISGAEPDVLQSVQILVGQ, from the coding sequence ATGCGTTCCCTGGCCGTGTCTGCCCTGCTGCTCGCGTCCGCTGCCCTTGCCCAGACGCCCGCACCGTCCCCTGTGCCGTCCGCCCCAGCGTCTCCGGCCCCGGCGGCCTCGCCCGCGCCCACCTTCGCACCGGTGCCGTTTCTGGGCACCGCGCCCGTCCGCAGTTTTAAGGCCCCGGCCTGGGTGATCGACCCGGCCAAAACGTACCGGGCGGTCTTCAGGACGGGGAAGGGTGACGTGACGGTGGAGCTGTACCCCCAGCAGGCCCCGAAGGCCGTGAACAGCTTCGTGTTCCTGGCGCTGAACCACTTCTACGACGGCACGCGCTTTCACCGCGTCATCGACGGCTTCATGGCCCAGGGGGGCGACCCGCTCAGCGCCGACCCCGCCCAGAAGGCGAACTGGGGCACGGGCGGGCCGGGCTACGGCTTCTTTCTGGAACTCGACCCCGCGCTGAACTTTGGCAGCGCCGGGGTGCTGGCGATGGCCCGCTCACAGAGTCCCTACTCGCAGGGGAGCCAGTTTTTTCTCACGCTGGCCCCCGCCGACTTTCTGAGCGGCAACTACACCGTGTTCGGCCGGGTGGTCGCCGGACAGGACGTGCTGCAAAAGCTCACGCGCACCGCGACCAGCAGCCCGAGTGGCGAGACACCCATCAGCGGGGCCGAGCCGGACGTGCTTCAGAGCGTGCAGATTCTGGTGGGGCAGTAA
- a CDS encoding LrgB family protein → MTWVALTLLAFALGVLAQARVRHPLMNPTLVATVLVAGTLLLTRTSYDGYAAQVRPISFLLGPAVVALAVPLYRLRALLAREWRALVLGGAAGTLVGAGADILLPRLLALAPEAQRSLMTASVTSPVALQLAPVTGAPPALAATLAVLSGLLGALVLPPVLTRLGVRHPLARGIALGSVAHGIGTARAREEGDLTGAASSIGMGLAALLVTLLVAVLG, encoded by the coding sequence GTGACCTGGGTTGCCCTCACCCTCCTCGCCTTTGCGCTGGGGGTGCTGGCCCAGGCGCGGGTGCGGCATCCGCTGATGAACCCGACGCTGGTGGCGACGGTCCTGGTGGCCGGGACGCTGCTGCTGACGCGCACGTCGTATGACGGGTACGCGGCCCAGGTGCGGCCCATCTCGTTCCTGCTGGGTCCGGCGGTGGTGGCGCTGGCCGTGCCGCTGTACCGGCTGCGGGCGCTGCTGGCGCGCGAGTGGCGGGCGCTGGTGCTGGGCGGGGCGGCGGGGACGCTGGTGGGGGCCGGGGCGGACATCCTGCTGCCGCGCCTGCTGGCCCTGGCTCCCGAGGCGCAACGGTCACTCATGACCGCCTCCGTGACCAGCCCGGTCGCGCTGCAACTCGCCCCGGTGACCGGGGCACCCCCGGCCCTGGCCGCCACGCTCGCGGTGCTGTCGGGCCTGCTGGGGGCGCTGGTGCTGCCGCCAGTGCTGACCCGGCTGGGCGTGCGGCATCCCCTCGCGCGCGGCATCGCGCTGGGCAGCGTCGCCCACGGCATCGGCACCGCCCGCGCCCGCGAGGAAGGCGACCTCACCGGGGCCGCCAGCAGCATTGGCATGGGCCTGGCCGCGCTGCTGGTGACGCTGCTGGTGGCGGTGTTGGGGTGA
- a CDS encoding CidA/LrgA family protein, protein MSGAAPASLTRALPAPVRFVLGLGILTGFAALGTALVGALRLPLPGSVVGMGLLWAALSLGVVRLHWLEAAADGLLATLGLLFVPATAGVIEYLSAGAAWALWLLVMLAGLLLGAGVAGVLAARLVRK, encoded by the coding sequence ATGAGCGGCGCTGCCCCCGCCTCCCTGACCCGCGCCCTGCCCGCCCCGGTGCGGTTCGTGCTGGGCCTGGGGATACTGACGGGCTTCGCGGCGCTGGGTACGGCGCTGGTGGGTGCCCTGCGCCTCCCGCTGCCGGGATCGGTGGTCGGGATGGGCCTGCTGTGGGCAGCGCTGTCGCTCGGCGTGGTGCGCCTGCACTGGCTTGAGGCCGCGGCCGACGGCCTGCTCGCCACGCTAGGCCTGCTGTTCGTGCCCGCCACCGCCGGGGTCATCGAGTACCTCTCGGCGGGCGCGGCCTGGGCGCTGTGGCTGCTGGTCATGCTGGCCGGGCTGCTGCTGGGGGCGGGGGTGGCCGGGGTGCTGGCGGCGCGGCTGGTGAGGAAGTGA
- a CDS encoding 5'-methylthioadenosine/adenosylhomocysteine nucleosidase has translation MLAIMGAMDEEIELLLADLGDRETMEHPGVTLYRGVLDGVPVLLTRGGIGKVNAALTATHLLMAGATRVIFTGVAGGVHPELRVGDIVVSTDLVQHDVDVTALGYALGTIPSEAPAWPADEHLRAAALDAAAEVEGVRVLEGRVASGDQFIASREGVQRLWTQFGAACAEMEGAAVAQVCAKAGVPFVVIRSVSDTADHDANVDYRTFMPLVARHAKQVVRGMLARLGAPARA, from the coding sequence ATGCTGGCGATCATGGGCGCGATGGACGAGGAAATCGAGTTGTTGCTCGCGGACCTGGGGGACCGCGAGACGATGGAGCACCCCGGCGTGACCCTCTACCGGGGTGTGCTGGACGGCGTGCCGGTGCTGCTTACGCGGGGCGGCATCGGCAAGGTGAACGCGGCGCTGACCGCCACGCACCTGCTGATGGCGGGCGCGACCCGCGTGATTTTTACCGGGGTGGCGGGCGGCGTTCACCCGGAGCTGCGTGTGGGCGACATCGTGGTGAGCACCGACCTCGTGCAGCACGACGTGGACGTGACCGCGCTGGGCTACGCGCTGGGCACCATTCCCAGCGAGGCCCCCGCCTGGCCCGCCGACGAACACCTGCGGGCCGCCGCGCTGGACGCGGCCGCTGAGGTGGAGGGCGTGCGCGTGCTGGAGGGCCGGGTGGCGAGCGGCGACCAGTTCATCGCCTCCAGGGAGGGCGTGCAGCGCCTCTGGACGCAATTCGGCGCGGCCTGCGCGGAGATGGAGGGCGCGGCGGTCGCCCAGGTGTGCGCGAAGGCGGGCGTGCCCTTCGTGGTGATTCGCTCGGTCAGCGACACCGCCGATCACGACGCGAACGTGGACTACCGGACCTTCATGCCGCTGGTGGCCCGCCACGCCAAGCAGGTCGTGCGCGGAATGCTCGCCCGCCTGGGTGCCCCCGCGCGGGCATGA
- a CDS encoding ferredoxin, which produces MPHVITSSCIGVKDQACTEVCPVECIYDGGDQFVIHPDECIDCGACVPACPVSAIFPEEDVPEGESGFILKNRAFFGL; this is translated from the coding sequence ATGCCTCATGTCATCACCAGCTCCTGCATCGGTGTCAAGGACCAGGCCTGCACCGAGGTCTGCCCCGTGGAGTGCATCTACGACGGCGGCGACCAGTTCGTGATTCACCCCGACGAGTGCATCGACTGCGGGGCCTGCGTGCCCGCCTGCCCGGTCAGCGCCATCTTCCCCGAGGAGGACGTGCCCGAAGGCGAAAGCGGATTTATCCTCAAGAACAGGGCGTTTTTCGGGCTATGA
- a CDS encoding group III truncated hemoglobin, which translates to MTQPLPLTHPDALFARLGNEALRRVLWAFYEKATRDELLGPVFTRKIGPFPRGGWPLHIARLEGFWRAVTGGPSAYRGQPGPAHAGLGIDPAHFDRWLLLWEETLREHLDPPGAEALLTLARRMRVTLERHAAGENP; encoded by the coding sequence ATGACGCAGCCTCTTCCCCTTACCCACCCGGACGCGCTGTTCGCCCGCCTGGGCAACGAGGCGCTGCGGCGCGTGCTGTGGGCCTTTTACGAGAAGGCAACGCGCGACGAGCTGCTCGGCCCCGTCTTTACCCGCAAGATCGGGCCGTTTCCGCGGGGAGGCTGGCCGCTGCACATCGCCCGGCTGGAAGGCTTCTGGCGGGCGGTGACGGGCGGGCCGAGCGCCTACCGCGGACAGCCGGGACCCGCGCACGCCGGCCTGGGTATCGACCCCGCACACTTCGACCGCTGGCTGCTGCTCTGGGAGGAGACGCTGCGCGAACACCTCGACCCGCCGGGGGCCGAGGCGCTGCTGACCCTTGCCCGGCGGATGCGCGTCACCCTGGAGCGGCACGCCGCCGGGGAGAATCCGTGA
- a CDS encoding Crp/Fnr family transcriptional regulator, producing the protein MTDRAETLLAHAPVFQGARAADLRPLAALAAFRSLTRGEHLFREGEALDTLYLVSSGSVRVYRLARGGTRELTLHVEGPRQLVAGVAAFQSRAVAPASAVVLQTPTEVLGLPAGAVRERVFGTPALAQAVIAYFARRQAELLTRVEGLVFSELGERLAAYLLDHARQPHALPTNSELAALLGTVPELVSRKLGEFYRLNLIHLERRTVRVTDPAELARLARGHREEGRAGERSRPPSGT; encoded by the coding sequence GTGACCGACCGTGCCGAGACTCTGCTGGCCCACGCCCCGGTCTTTCAGGGGGCACGGGCCGCTGACCTGCGTCCCCTGGCGGCGCTGGCGGCCTTCCGTTCCCTCACGCGCGGCGAACACCTGTTCCGCGAGGGGGAGGCGCTGGACACCCTGTATCTGGTGAGTTCGGGCAGCGTGCGGGTGTACCGCCTGGCGCGCGGCGGCACGCGCGAACTCACGCTGCATGTCGAAGGCCCCCGGCAACTGGTGGCGGGTGTGGCGGCCTTCCAGAGCCGGGCAGTGGCCCCTGCGAGTGCGGTCGTACTGCAAACGCCCACCGAGGTACTGGGCCTGCCTGCCGGGGCGGTGCGCGAGCGGGTCTTCGGCACGCCCGCCCTGGCGCAGGCCGTCATCGCCTACTTCGCGCGGCGTCAGGCCGAACTGCTCACTCGCGTGGAGGGGCTGGTCTTCAGCGAACTCGGGGAACGGCTGGCCGCCTACCTGCTGGACCATGCCCGGCAGCCGCACGCGCTGCCCACCAACAGCGAACTCGCGGCCCTGCTGGGCACCGTGCCCGAACTCGTCAGCCGCAAACTGGGCGAGTTCTACCGCCTGAACCTGATTCACCTGGAGCGCCGCACCGTGCGCGTCACCGACCCGGCCGAACTCGCGCGGCTGGCGCGGGGGCACCGGGAGGAGGGGAGGGCGGGGGAACGCTCTCGCCCACCCTCCGGGACCTGA
- a CDS encoding MalY/PatB family protein, whose product MTDPQLSERMPDVSGADAYGTLDPAALRHVDSLKWNRYGEGVIPLWIADMDFPVAPPILAALQERLGQGLGYHLQGGATLQSALLEKLAAQGLTDLPEDGLSFLPGVVPGLYTAVAALTEPGEPVLTMTPIYHPFHLSITEQGRRVAAAPLREGAEGDTAHWEIDWDALEAAAQGTRLLMLCHPHNPTGRVWNAEELARLRDFVLAHDLYVVSDELHADLRLTDAPFESFAADPRVRARTLTLTGPCKAYNTAALGIGVLVGHDPALVRRVRAAAGGLMGHPSALSATMWLAALQEGGPWLQGTLDYLRGNRDVMHAFLDARLPWVRATSPEATYLAWLDLRAHPRAGDIQNFLLEEARIAVHDGPLFAPDALKPQYQGFIRLNFATSRGLLLEALERMADALGAEVPA is encoded by the coding sequence ATGACCGACCCGCAGCTTTCCGAACGGATGCCCGACGTGTCCGGTGCCGACGCTTACGGCACCCTGGACCCCGCCGCGCTGAGGCACGTGGACAGCCTGAAGTGGAACAGGTACGGCGAAGGCGTCATTCCGCTGTGGATCGCGGATATGGACTTCCCGGTCGCGCCGCCCATCCTCGCGGCGTTGCAGGAGCGGCTCGGGCAGGGGCTGGGGTATCACCTGCAAGGCGGGGCCACCCTTCAGAGCGCCCTGCTTGAGAAACTTGCCGCGCAGGGCCTCACCGACCTCCCCGAGGACGGCCTGAGCTTCCTGCCGGGGGTGGTGCCGGGCCTGTACACGGCGGTCGCGGCCCTGACCGAGCCGGGCGAGCCGGTCCTGACCATGACGCCGATCTACCACCCCTTCCACCTCAGCATCACCGAGCAGGGCCGCCGGGTGGCCGCCGCGCCGCTGCGCGAGGGCGCAGAGGGGGACACGGCTCACTGGGAAATCGACTGGGACGCGCTGGAAGCGGCCGCCCAGGGCACCCGCCTGCTGATGCTGTGCCATCCGCACAACCCCACCGGGCGCGTGTGGAACGCTGAGGAACTGGCCCGCCTGCGCGACTTCGTGCTGGCCCACGACCTGTACGTGGTGTCGGACGAACTGCACGCCGACCTGCGCCTCACCGACGCTCCCTTCGAGTCCTTCGCCGCCGACCCGCGCGTGCGGGCGCGCACCCTCACCCTGACTGGTCCGTGCAAGGCATACAACACGGCGGCCCTGGGCATCGGCGTGCTGGTGGGGCACGACCCGGCGCTGGTCAGGCGCGTGCGGGCGGCGGCGGGTGGGCTGATGGGCCATCCTTCCGCCCTCAGCGCGACGATGTGGCTGGCCGCGCTGCAAGAAGGTGGGCCGTGGCTGCAAGGCACCCTCGACTACCTGCGCGGCAACCGCGACGTGATGCACGCTTTCCTGGACGCGCGTCTGCCCTGGGTGCGTGCCACCAGTCCCGAGGCCACCTACCTCGCGTGGCTGGACCTGCGCGCCCATCCGCGGGCGGGCGACATCCAGAACTTCCTGCTGGAGGAGGCACGGATTGCCGTCCACGACGGTCCCCTCTTTGCCCCCGACGCCCTCAAGCCGCAGTACCAGGGCTTTATCCGCCTGAACTTCGCCACCAGCCGCGGCCTGCTGCTGGAGGCGCTGGAGCGGATGGCGGACGCGCTGGGGGCCGAGGTACCCGCCTAG
- the hisG gene encoding ATP phosphoribosyltransferase — MTPAPPRGPEHLTLALPKGRILADAISLLSRAGLPLALPEKSRALRHEFPGVTLLELRNQDVPVYVDLGVADVGIVGKDVLIESGRAVYEPVDLRFAACHLSLIREVGATGPIGRVATKYPRSARAYLAARGIPAEVVKLSGNIELAALTGLADAVVDLVQTGSTLRANHLEEVDVLYHSSARLVVNRAALKLRRARLRPLIERLRELTAEEATGG, encoded by the coding sequence ATGACGCCCGCCCCCCCACGTGGTCCCGAACACCTCACCCTCGCACTGCCCAAAGGCCGGATTCTGGCCGACGCCATCTCGCTGCTGTCGCGCGCCGGGCTGCCCCTCGCCCTCCCCGAGAAGTCCCGCGCGCTGCGGCACGAGTTCCCCGGCGTGACCCTGCTCGAACTGCGCAACCAGGACGTGCCGGTCTATGTGGACCTGGGCGTGGCCGACGTGGGCATCGTGGGCAAGGACGTGCTGATCGAGTCGGGCCGCGCCGTCTACGAGCCGGTGGACCTGCGCTTTGCCGCCTGCCACCTCAGCCTCATCCGGGAGGTGGGGGCCACCGGGCCGATTGGCCGCGTCGCCACCAAGTACCCGCGCTCGGCCCGCGCGTACCTCGCCGCCCGCGGCATTCCCGCCGAGGTGGTGAAGCTGTCGGGCAACATCGAACTGGCCGCGCTGACCGGGCTAGCCGACGCTGTGGTGGACCTGGTGCAGACCGGCAGCACGCTGCGGGCAAACCACCTGGAGGAGGTGGACGTGCTGTACCACTCCAGCGCCCGCCTGGTCGTGAACCGCGCGGCGCTGAAGCTGCGGCGGGCGCGCCTGCGACCCCTGATCGAGCGCCTGCGGGAACTGACAGCGGAGGAAGCCACGGGGGGTTAA
- a CDS encoding ATP phosphoribosyltransferase regulatory subunit — protein sequence MRPVSLPLRPASLSRAVPQGTRDVLPPEWAWREHLRTRLAGVFAAWGYRGVEVPALEFAEGGHPQNAQAFKLIDTGGEVLALRSEFTTAVGRLVRARFPEGPFPLRLQYGGRLWLRTLTSELGRLREFGQVGVELLGVATPQADAELLRLGTRALAAVGVQAVMEVGYPGFVDAVLEDAGLPAAARDALHDAIDRKSGADVDLLAARHGLGPQVTATLHTLTDLYGGPEVLAQAAALARGVRARAAVAHLEAVAALYSPAPDSPAPGEPGLLFDLGASRRYGYYTGITFRAYAEGLNQPVLGGGRYDLGGLPGAGFAIGLERLTEVTAAGLPPEPEVVLALDAAGADLARTAGLVAELAWTDDRRALLAYCQSRGIRRWAQGDTLTEVTA from the coding sequence ATGCGCCCCGTGAGCCTCCCCCTGCGCCCTGCCTCCCTGTCCCGCGCCGTTCCCCAGGGCACCCGCGACGTGCTGCCGCCCGAGTGGGCCTGGCGCGAGCATCTGAGGACGCGGCTGGCGGGCGTGTTCGCGGCGTGGGGCTACCGGGGCGTGGAGGTCCCGGCGCTGGAGTTCGCCGAAGGGGGGCATCCGCAAAACGCGCAGGCCTTTAAGCTCATCGACACGGGCGGGGAGGTGCTGGCCCTACGCAGCGAGTTCACCACGGCGGTCGGAAGGCTGGTGCGCGCCCGCTTCCCCGAGGGGCCGTTTCCGCTGCGGCTCCAGTACGGGGGCCGCCTGTGGCTGCGGACCCTGACCAGCGAACTGGGCCGACTGCGCGAGTTCGGGCAGGTGGGGGTGGAGCTGCTGGGCGTGGCGACCCCGCAGGCCGACGCGGAACTGCTGCGGCTGGGCACGCGGGCGCTGGCCGCGGTGGGCGTTCAGGCCGTGATGGAGGTGGGGTATCCCGGCTTCGTGGACGCGGTGCTGGAAGACGCCGGGCTGCCCGCCGCCGCACGCGACGCCCTCCACGACGCCATCGACCGCAAGAGCGGCGCGGACGTGGACCTGCTGGCCGCCCGGCACGGCCTGGGGCCGCAGGTCACGGCCACCCTCCACACCCTGACCGACCTGTACGGCGGGCCGGAGGTGCTGGCACAGGCGGCGGCCCTGGCGCGTGGTGTTCGCGCACGGGCAGCAGTGGCCCATCTGGAGGCGGTGGCCGCGCTGTATTCACCGGCCCCAGATTCACCGGCCCCGGGCGAACCGGGCCTGCTGTTCGACCTGGGGGCCAGCCGCCGCTACGGGTACTACACCGGCATCACCTTCCGGGCCTATGCCGAGGGCCTGAACCAGCCGGTGCTGGGCGGCGGGCGCTACGACCTGGGCGGGCTGCCGGGCGCGGGCTTCGCCATCGGCCTGGAGCGGCTGACCGAGGTGACGGCCGCCGGGCTGCCCCCCGAGCCGGAGGTGGTGCTGGCCCTCGACGCCGCCGGGGCCGACCTGGCCCGCACCGCCGGACTGGTCGCGGAACTGGCCTGGACGGACGACCGCAGGGCACTGCTGGCCTACTGCCAGAGCCGGGGCATCCGCCGCTGGGCACAGGGCGACACGCTGACGGAGGTGACGGCATGA
- a CDS encoding endonuclease III: protein MPRAPASPRPTPAQEVPPPAHLPEIMRRLVEAYLPAPLTPHVSREPLNDLIQTILAQQNTSALTRRQFGALRAAYPVWEAALADGPDGVEAVLRAAGGGLARTKADYIWNVLHRLEELRPPEEADAPLSLRVLRTMSDADARALLEALPGVGMKTASLLLLFDLARPAIPIENNIWRVAGRLDLIPARWNLLKAERWFDEVLVRDWATRATFHVSAIRHGRQTCLSRRPRCEVCVLQDLCPSVGLFLGGEDED, encoded by the coding sequence GTGCCGCGCGCCCCTGCCTCCCCCCGGCCCACCCCTGCCCAGGAGGTGCCGCCGCCCGCGCACCTGCCCGAGATCATGCGCCGCCTCGTGGAGGCGTACCTGCCCGCGCCGCTGACCCCGCACGTCAGCCGGGAGCCGCTGAACGACCTGATCCAGACCATCCTCGCGCAGCAGAACACCTCGGCCCTGACCCGGCGGCAGTTCGGGGCGCTCAGGGCGGCCTACCCGGTCTGGGAAGCGGCCCTCGCCGACGGCCCGGATGGGGTCGAGGCCGTGCTGCGCGCGGCGGGGGGCGGGCTGGCCCGCACCAAGGCCGACTACATCTGGAACGTGCTGCACCGCCTGGAGGAGCTGCGCCCGCCGGAGGAGGCGGATGCTCCCCTCAGCCTGCGCGTGCTGCGAACCATGAGCGACGCCGATGCCCGCGCCCTGCTGGAAGCGTTGCCCGGCGTGGGCATGAAGACGGCCTCACTCCTGCTGCTCTTCGACCTGGCCCGCCCCGCGATTCCCATCGAGAACAACATCTGGCGCGTGGCCGGGCGGCTGGACCTGATTCCGGCGCGCTGGAACCTCCTCAAGGCCGAACGCTGGTTCGACGAGGTGCTGGTGCGCGACTGGGCTACCCGCGCGACCTTCCATGTCTCCGCCATCCGCCACGGCCGGCAGACCTGCCTTTCCCGCCGCCCCCGCTGCGAGGTCTGCGTGCTGCAAGACCTCTGCCCCTCGGTGGGCCTGTTCCTGGGCGGTGAGGACGAGGACTGA
- a CDS encoding TerC family protein, translated as MQAFLSALSTPEAWVAVLSLTLLELVLGIDNIVFITLLAGRLPRAQQAFARTLGLVLAVVTRIALLASVTWLTRLTAPVLSLFGQDLSIRDLVLLAGGLFLMIKSVRELSNMARNPLGVEEPDAPRVTLASVIFQIPLLDLVFSLDSVITAVGVSGNLPVMIAAVVLAMLVMIAASGPISRYLDEHPPLKLLAAAFLLLIGSTLVGEAFGVEVPRAFIYFTMLFAGIVMLFTVRAARTVIRQRVEEAGGTVPPPGERERR; from the coding sequence ATGCAGGCCTTCCTGTCCGCCCTGAGTACGCCGGAAGCGTGGGTCGCGGTGCTGAGCCTCACGCTGCTGGAACTGGTGCTGGGAATCGACAACATCGTCTTTATCACGCTGCTGGCCGGGCGGTTGCCACGCGCCCAGCAGGCGTTCGCGCGGACGCTGGGGCTGGTGCTGGCTGTCGTCACGCGCATTGCCCTGCTCGCCAGCGTGACCTGGCTGACCCGCCTGACCGCGCCGGTCCTGAGCCTGTTCGGGCAGGATCTGAGCATCCGTGACCTGGTGCTGCTGGCGGGCGGCCTCTTCCTGATGATCAAGAGCGTGCGCGAGCTGTCGAACATGGCCCGCAATCCGCTGGGGGTGGAAGAACCGGACGCCCCGCGCGTGACGCTGGCGAGCGTGATCTTCCAGATTCCGCTGCTGGACCTTGTCTTCAGCCTGGACAGCGTGATCACGGCAGTCGGCGTCAGCGGGAACCTCCCGGTGATGATCGCCGCCGTCGTGCTGGCGATGCTGGTGATGATCGCCGCCAGCGGCCCGATCTCGCGCTACCTGGACGAACACCCGCCGCTGAAGCTGCTGGCCGCCGCCTTCCTGCTGCTGATCGGCTCCACCCTGGTCGGGGAGGCCTTCGGGGTGGAGGTGCCGCGCGCCTTTATCTACTTCACGATGCTGTTCGCGGGCATCGTCATGCTGTTTACCGTCCGCGCTGCCCGCACGGTGATCCGGCAGCGTGTGGAGGAGGCGGGAGGAACCGTGCCCCCACCCGGCGAGAGGGAGCGGCGCTAG
- a CDS encoding TerC family protein, whose protein sequence is MIESLFGWVSQPEAWLAFGTLLLLEVVLGIDNVIFLSILAAKLPAEQQQRARTIGLLAAMLMRLALLFSITWIYRLQDDLFTLFGMGFSGRDLILILGGLFLLYKAVKEMHEQLEGPGAHETNVVGQGTANFAATIAQIMLLDIVFSLDSVITAVGMADDIGVMVSAVVVTVGIMLVAARPIGEFVQAHPTIKMLALAFLLLIGVNLIADGFGFHIPKGYTYFAMGFAILVEVLNMRARRGKPVDLHETQRHPDQA, encoded by the coding sequence GTGATTGAGTCCCTGTTTGGCTGGGTCAGCCAGCCTGAAGCGTGGCTGGCCTTCGGTACGCTGCTTCTGCTGGAAGTGGTACTCGGCATCGACAACGTGATTTTTCTCAGCATCCTGGCGGCCAAACTGCCCGCCGAGCAGCAACAGCGGGCGCGCACCATCGGCCTGCTGGCGGCGATGTTGATGCGTCTGGCGCTGCTGTTTTCCATCACCTGGATCTACCGGCTGCAAGACGACCTGTTTACCCTCTTCGGCATGGGCTTTTCGGGACGCGACCTGATCCTGATTCTGGGTGGCCTCTTCCTGCTGTACAAGGCCGTCAAGGAGATGCACGAGCAGCTCGAAGGCCCCGGCGCGCACGAGACGAACGTGGTGGGGCAGGGCACCGCCAACTTCGCGGCCACCATCGCCCAGATCATGCTGCTGGACATCGTCTTCAGCCTCGACTCGGTGATCACGGCGGTGGGGATGGCCGACGACATCGGCGTGATGGTCAGCGCGGTGGTGGTGACGGTGGGCATCATGCTGGTCGCCGCCCGGCCCATCGGGGAGTTCGTGCAGGCGCACCCCACGATCAAGATGCTGGCGCTGGCCTTTTTGCTGCTGATCGGCGTGAACCTGATCGCGGACGGCTTCGGCTTCCACATCCCCAAGGGGTACACGTACTTTGCAATGGGCTTCGCCATCCTGGTCGAGGTGCTGAACATGCGCGCCCGCCGGGGCAAGCCGGTCGACCTGCACGAGACACAGCGGCATCCCGACCAAGCCTGA
- a CDS encoding TetR/AcrR family transcriptional regulator, protein MTVPPSLPSAPIPDTTRARILTEAARLFVASGYHGVSMREVAAAVGVTKPALYHHYADKEALFLAMLEGTLDGLSRLVGHAQAQAGVRAQLETLVGDLLASAPEQRVGLQLAGELRHVSPERRAAFEDEYRRVWMGGLSGLIEEASRRGELRADLPPAVLTRALLALLYPLVTGAPPADPHGTARALLSVYLDGATPR, encoded by the coding sequence GTGACTGTCCCGCCCTCCCTGCCGTCTGCCCCGATTCCCGACACCACCCGCGCCCGCATCCTGACCGAGGCGGCGCGGCTTTTCGTGGCGAGCGGGTACCACGGGGTCAGCATGCGGGAGGTGGCGGCGGCGGTGGGCGTGACCAAGCCCGCGCTGTACCACCACTACGCCGACAAGGAAGCCCTCTTCCTGGCGATGCTGGAGGGCACGCTGGACGGCCTGAGCCGGCTGGTGGGCCACGCGCAGGCCCAGGCCGGGGTGCGGGCACAACTGGAGACGCTGGTGGGCGACCTGCTGGCGAGCGCGCCCGAGCAGCGGGTGGGCCTGCAACTGGCGGGAGAGCTGCGGCACGTGTCGCCCGAACGCCGCGCCGCCTTCGAGGACGAGTACCGCCGGGTCTGGATGGGCGGCCTCTCGGGCCTGATCGAGGAGGCCTCGCGGCGTGGCGAACTGCGTGCCGACCTGCCCCCCGCCGTGCTGACGCGGGCGCTGCTGGCCCTGCTGTATCCGCTGGTAACGGGTGCCCCTCCCGCTGACCCCCATGGCACGGCGCGGGCGCTGCTCAGCGTGTACCTCGACGGCGCGACGCCGCGCTAA